The following is a genomic window from Elusimicrobiota bacterium.
GCATCGTGGTTTCGGCCAACGCAAAGGGAAGAGATTTAGGAAGCTTGATTGAGGAGATTCGGACCAAAATCACCGGTCGCGTCGAAATCCCGCGTGGGTACTTTATCGCCTACGGCGGTCAGTTCGAGAGCCAGCAAAAAGCATCGACAATGCTTCTCTTTTTGGGCGCGGCGTCGTTGGCTGCGATTTTTTTCGTGTTGTTCATCCATTTCCATTCCGTGCCGCTTACCCTTCAAATTATGCTCAATGTGCCCCTGGCTTTAATTGGAAGCATTGCGGCCATCTATTTGACCGACGGGATTCTCTCCGTGGCCACTTTGGTCGCTTTCATTACCTTATGTGGGATCGCCTCCAGAAACGGGATTATGATGATCAGCCACTACATTCATTTAATGAAAGAAGAAGGGGAAGCCTTCAGTGAAAAAATGGTCATCCGTGGATCGCTTGAGCGTCTTGTTCCGGTCTTGATGACCGCCCTTTCGGCCGCGCTCGCCTTGATTCCGCTCCTTCTCTCCAAAGGCCAGCCCGGCAAAGAAATTCTTTATCCGGTGGCCGTGGTCATCGTAGGAGGGCTTTTTTCCTCAACGCTTTTAGACATTATCGTTACCCCGGCCGTGTTCTACCGTTTCGGCAAAGCTTCGGCCGAGAGGCTGATCCATGCCATTAAGGTTAAGGAACAAGCCGTAATTCAAAATCAGGACGAGGAGGAGAATAAAAAATGAAACGACGAATGATGAGTTGGATGTTGCCGTTGGCTCTCGCGGCCATCGTGTTCGCCCATGACGAAGGACACGGTCCTAAGCTCAGCGACATGCCCAAACAGGGAGGCGTCCTGGCCCCGGTCATCGACGCCAAGGAAGCCAATAAGGGGGCCAAAGCAACCCTTGTCTATAAGGCCGAGCTTCTGCGATCCGAGGACGGCGCCGTGCGGGTCTATCTCTACGACAAGGACATGAAACCTTTGGACCTGTCAAAATTAAACAATAAAGCCAAAGGCATCGTAGAGGTTTTTAAAAAAGGGAAGGCCACAAAAACTTCGTTTGAATTGACCTTGAAGGACGGAGCCTTTGTCGGTACCCCAGCCAAACCAGCCAAGAAGCCCTACAACATTGACATTACATTGACAGAAAGGACGTTCCTGGCCGCCTTTGATAACTTGGACTAAGCCTGCCATGAAAGTTTACGTCGCTTTCTTGGCGGTTTTAGCGGCGACTGGGCCAGCGCTGGCCCAGTCGCCTGCCCCGGCTGGGGCAGGCGTGGGTGGATCCGAAATTGTGGAACTCAATTTTGAGGATCTGTCCCGGCTGATCCAAGGTAAAAATGAAAACATACGCGGGGCCAACCTTCTAGCCGAGTCCGCGCAAGCACGGCGCGGACATTTGCCGCGTTCTTATTGGCCTCAAATCAAAGCCGAAGGCGGTAGCGAACGATTCCAAACGGGACGCTACGCTACGGCGACACAGCCTTACGGATCAGCGGAAGCCCGGATCAATATTTATCAGGGCGGCAAGGATGCTCTGGAGGAGAAGGGGCGCGAAAGTCAAAGCCGGATAGCCGGCGCCGAGGCAAAAAAGGTTTTTTCTGCCGAGCTTCTGGAGGCAAGAAAACTCTATTGGATGATTGTCTGCGTTCGCGAAATGGTCCGCATTTTGGAATCCGCGCTTGAGCAAAACGAAAGGAACCTTAAGGCCGCTCAAAGGCGCATCCAAAGCGGGCTTGCCGCTGAGACGGATCGCTTGGAGTTTGAAATTCATCGCACTCAGCTTAAAGAGGAGATTGCCTCATTAAATCACGAGGCCCAGTTAATCCAGATAAGCCTGGCTCCTCTGCTGGGCCTAGACATCACGACGCGCTTTACGACTCCGGAAAATATTCCTCACGGCCATGACGATGATCTGCTGGCCGCATCCATTGAGGTCAAAGAGAATCCTTTGGTTGAGACTTTAAGCGCCAAAAGCGTTCTCATCGAGACCCAGAGCCTTCAGGCCCAACGCTGGTGGATGCCTTCTCTTGATCTCTACGGCGCCTATCAGCTCTACACCCTCAGAGACCGGGATTATCTGACTCAAACCCTTCGGGATGACAGGGTAGTCGGCGTCAATCTGCGCATGTTTCTCTTTGACGGGTTCCGGTCAAGGGCTGACGCCAGATCATTCTCCCTCGCGCAGAAAGGATTTGAGCTTCAGAGGGCGCAAGCAGCCCTCACCATCGAAGCCCAGGTGAAAAGAGCCAAAGAAGAGATGCGGCATCTTCATGAGTTGATCCACAATGGCGAAAATCTCATTGAACAATCCAGTAAATACTTGGCCGGCATTCTTGACGAATACAGGCGGGGCGTTAAGAATTCGCTTGATGTGCTTGGGGCCTCGCAGAAGTATTTGGGATTCCAGAGGCAGTATGCCCAGCGCAGGCGAGATTATCAGGTCGCCAGGAGTTTGTTGTTTTCCCTTATCGGTCAGTAATAATTTTTGTGGTGGTGGAATCCCTCGATCTCTGATAATCTTGTAAGAGCTGGGGGGAGGGGGGAAATATTTTTGATTGAAATTCAAAAAGTCAGCAAAAGCTACGGCGGCGTTGAAGCGCTGAACAATTTATCCCTGAGCGTCCGGGAGGGGGAGATCGTGGCGCTCTTGGGGCCCAACGGCGCGGGCAAGACGACGACGGTCAAGCTTTTATGCGGGCTCCTGGCGCCGGATCAGGGGATCATCCGCATCAACGGATTGGATATTCAAAAAAATCCGAAGGAAGCCAAGAGGCAAATCGGCTTGATCCCGGATGAGCCTTATCTCTATCCCAAGCTCACGGCCTGGGAGTATCTGGAATTGATCGCGGGCATGTACAGCTTGAACGGGCATTGGGCCCAGGAAGCCCAGAAGTACCTTGAGTTGTTTAATTTGGCTCGCGCCGCCCATGCCCAGGGCCTTCTGGAGAGTTTTTCCCACGGCATGAAGCAGAAAGTGATTTTTACGAGCATCCTGATGCGTTCGCCCAAGGTTTGGGTGTTGGATGAGCCTTTGGTGGGCCTCGATCCCAAGTCCATCCGTTTGGTCAAGGAATTGCTGTTGGAACGCGTGCGCCAAGGCGCGGCCATTTTTTTGTCTACCCATGTTCTCTCCATCGCCGAGCAGATCGCGCACCGTGTCGGCATCATCAACACCGGGAATCTTGAATTCATGGGCACCAAAAAAGAGCTTGAGGATTATCTTCGTTCCAGAAAAATCAATCTTTCCTCCGGCGAAAATCTCGAAGAGTTGTTCCTGAAAGCGACGCTCGACAAAGAAGGCTGAATATGGACGCGCTGACCGTTGCGCGCCTGAAAATGTTGAAAAATTGGGCCCGTCAGGTCAGGGCCAACCGCTGGGAATTTTTTAAAGTCGTCTCCATCGTCTTGTTCGGCCTTTTGCTCATCGGCTGCCTGCATTGGTGGTTTTACCGGGCGCTCGTTTTCGTCGACAATGTGCCGGCCATCGGGCATTTGTTGATGAAAAAGCTTTTTGAAATCGCTTTTCTTTCTTCGTTTTCGCTCATCGCGCTCTCCGCCATGGTCACCAGTCTGGCCACGCATTTCGGCTCAAGCGATTTGCCGCTGTTATTGTCGTTTCCCATTCATCAACGCCGGGTGTTCTTCCAAAAGGCGTTCGAAGCCATGATTCACGCCAGCTGGATGATTACGCTGGTCCTTCTCCCTTTTCTTATGGTGTTGGTCAAAATCAAGGAACTTGATTACGGGTTTTTGGTCCTGGCGTTCGTTTTATTTTTTCCTTTTTCGATCAGCGCCTCTTCCATCGGCATCGCCTTGTCTTCGCTGTTCGTGGCGGTTTTCCCCAGAAGGAAGCTGACCGAGCTCTTGAGCGTTCTCGGAGTTTTGGTTTTCGTGTTTCTTTATTCAGGGATTCGTTTAACGTTGCCCCAGCGTCTGATCCGCCCGGATCAGATGGAGGATGTATTCCAATATATTCTTTATCTCCAGGCTCCGGCCGGGTCGTTCTTGCCGTCGCGATGGTTCGTCGAAGCCATGGGCGCTTATATGGCCGGGGATTGGAATCGTCTGGTTTTCTCAGCAGGGATTCTCTTCGCGTTCGGCGCCCTGAGCCTGGCGCTGCTGGCTTTTTTGGGGACCAAGGTGCTGACCTTGGCTAAATGGAGCCAAGTTTTGGAGGGGGGGCACGACTCCATTTCTGAAGAATCCGGCGCCGCCGACGGCCCGCCGCCGTTGTCCGGCGCCAAAACCTTGGGACGATTGCTGCTGTTAAAAGAGATTCGGTTTTTTTTGCGCGATTCTCAACGATTTTCCAACGTTTCCTTCATCCTTGCGGTGTGCGCGATTTATCTTGTTTCCATTTACCGGCTGCCCATGGACACGCCGCAGCTAAAGAATTTCGTTTCATTCATCAATTTGGCGCTGGGGCTGTTCATTATCGGAGCCATTTCGTTGAGGTTTTGTTTTCCGCAGCCGAGCCTGGAGCTTTACTATGCCTGGATTATCAAAGCCAGCCCCATGGGTTCTCGAGAACTGTTGGGTTCGAAACTTATTTTCAATCTTGTTTTTTTAAACGTCATCGGCGCCGTTTTGGTTTGTGTGTCACCGTGGCTGCTGGGGACGGATATGCGGTTGATTCCGATTTATTTAGCCGCTTCGTTTCTGACATCCTGCGTGATGTCCGTATTGTCTTTGGCCGTAGGCTCCGCGTTCCCCAAAACGCGTTTTGAGAACATCATCCAAATAGAGACATCATTCGGCGGGTTTCTTTACGCTGTGTTCATTCTGGGCTTCATGGTCATCACCTTATCAGTCTTTGCCATGCCGATCAGGTTCTTTTTCCAAGTGCGCTATATGAATTATGCGATGGGTTACTACGAATGGGTCTGGCTCGGCGTTTTGCTGGGCGGGCATGCCCTTTTTTCCGCCGTTATTTGCGCGGTCTCCTGGTTCGCAGCCCGGCGTTCCTGGGAGCGCTACGCCCCATAGTTCAAAGAGTTAAAATAATCTCCTATTCGCCGGCGTGGCGGAACTGGCAGACGCGCACGACTCAAAATCGTGTGGTGCTTGGCACCGTGTGGGTTCAATTCCCTCCGCCGGCAAACTGTTTTTAGATAATTTGACATAATGCCCGCATCCCTGATGGTCAAGAATATTATTTTCGATTTCGACGGCGTTCTAGCCGACAGCCTGGATTCCGTGATCGAGCTTTTAAACAATTACGGTTCCGAATACGGCCTGCCGCGGCTGTCACGTTCAGACGTCAGAAATACGGGATTAACCGGCCTGATTCAGAAATCCAAGATTTCGACGTTCCGGCTGCCGTTTTTTGTCCGTAAAATGCGCAACGGGTTAAGTGAAATGATCGGGCGCATCCCCATTCACGGCGGCATGGCCGATACCATTCGGGAGCTTCGGAAAAATTTCAATTTGGGTATTCTGACCTCGAATTCATCGGACAATGTCAGCACGTTCTTAAAGCTGCACGATCTCGGCCAATATTTTTCTTATGTTTTTTCCTCCAATTCGTTCTTCGCCAAGAACGAATCGGCACAGGAACTTTTATCTGGAAAAGGCTTGAAGAAAACGGAATCCGTTTACGTGGGCGATGAAGTCCGCGATATCGTGGCGATGAAAAAAATCGGGTTGCCCATCGTGGCCGTGGGCTGGGGTTACGATGGGGATCATCTGTTGAAACCGCTGAAGCCGGAGTTTTTTGCGACGACACCGTCTGAATTTTTGTCGTTGGCCGCCGGCTGGCGCGTCAACGGCGCGAAGTTGCCCTGGTAAAATTAGAAATTATTATGTGCGCGTGCTAGAATAGCCGCGTTACTTGCGTTAGATTGGGGAGGTGCTTGCGATGAGGGGAACGCGGATGTTAATCCTGACGGCCTTGGCTTTGACGGTCATCGCCGGCCAAAGCCAAGCTCAAAAATCAGATTCCAAAAAAGCGCTCGGCGCGCCCAAAAAAGCCGAGGCTAAAAAATCAAAAACAAAAAAGGAGCCCGGCATGTACGTTATTTTTGAAACGAATTTAGGCAAAATCACCTGTCGGCTTTTCGACGATAAAACGCCCAAAACCGTGGCCAATTTTACGGGTTTGGCCGAGGGAACCAAGGAATGGACCGATCCTAAATCAGGGCAGAAAACAAAGAAAAAGCTTTATGACGGATCGGTTTTTCATCGTGTCATTCCGGATTTCATGATTCAAGGCGGCGATCCTCTGGGCAACGGAACCGGAGGCCCCGGCTATAAATTCGAGGATGAATTCGACCCGTCGTTGAAGTTTGACCGCCCCGGCCTTTTAGCTATGGCGAATTCGGGTCCCAATACCAACGGCAGTCAATTTTTCATTACGGTCAAGCCCACGCTGTGGCTGACAAACCGGCATACGATTTTTGGCGAAGTAACGGACGGCCAGAATATCGTCGAAGCGATCACGCTGGTCGATCGCGATGAGCGCGACCGGCCTAGAACGCCGGTGATCATGAAAAAAGTGACGATTGAGCGCGTCAAGGCTCCGGCTAAAAACAAAGCCGGCGCGAAAAAGTAAGCGAGCAAAAATCAACATCAGGGGGTAATCATGTTTGCAGAAGGGTACATCGGGATCGCCGGCATTATCGGCGTTGGGAAATCGACATTGACCGTGGATTTGGCTCAGGCTTTGGGCTTTGATCCTATTTTGGAAGAAGTGGGAGGCAATCCCTATCTAGAACGTTTTTACGGTGACATGAAATCTTATGCCGCCATGATGCAGATTTGGCTTTTGAATCATCGGTTCCGCCAGCATAAGGAATTCGTCTCGCGCATCAGCCTGGGCAAAATCCGGGGCGTGGTTCAGGATAGAACGATTTGGGAAGACACAATTTTCGCCCGCATGCTCAACGATCACTCTGAAAAGTTCATTTCCGATTTGAATTACGCGACGTATTTAGACCTTTTCGATAATATGGTTCTTCACGAATTGGTCTATCCGCAACTGCTGATTTATCTTGATTGCAGACCGGAAACAGCCATCAAGCGAATCGACGTGCGCGGCCGGGTGATGGAGAAGACAATCACCATCGAATACTTGACGGCGTTGAGGGACAATTACCTTCAATTTCTAGATGAGATGGAAGACGCGGGCGTGCGCATTCTAAGGCTTGATTGGGAACGCTTTATCCCCACGTCCGAGGTTGTGCGCTTGGTGCATGAGTTGAGCCTAAAGCCGTCTAATTTTACGAAATGGGTCCGTCCGTTGAGGGCTAGGGCCGAAGCATTCGCCCTTGAGACCCCTGCGTCGAGAAAACCCGAGGGGGCGCTGGCTGGGATTGCCGCTTAAGAACGCAATCCGTTTCCAATCCTGGCCTGTTGATCAGGCCGGATCTTTTGTTCGCAACCCGGAATTTTTATCGCCCCATCCTCGCCTTGGGCTTTTTGTCACCACGCTTGCGGCCGGAAATATGCAGGAAGAGGCTGCTCGTGTTCGTTTCCTGAGAAAACTCGATTTTGACGCGAAGCATTTGGCGGTCAGTTACCAGGTGCATGGGAAGGAAATTCATGTCGTCAGGAAGATCGAGGATGTGCCCTTAAACCGCGCCGACGGCATCGACGGGTGGGTCGCGGGCCGCGTTCAAGGGGTTTCGTTGGGCGTTTTCATCGCGGATTGCCTGCCCATTTTTTTGATGCATCGAGAGGAGCCGATGGGAGCCTTGATCCATGCCGGTTGGCGCGGGCTTAAGGCGGGCATCGTGGAGGAGGCCTTTCGTGCCCTGACGGCTGAATTTCATTTGGAAGCCGGAGAAATTGTGGCGGCCATCGGCCCGCATGTGCGCTCCTGCTGTTATCAAGTTGGGGACGATGTGGCCGGGCAATTTCCGGAATCTTGGGGCCTCAAAAAAGAAAGCGGCTGTTATCTTGATTTGGGAAAAGGCGCTGCGGATAAACTGCTGGCCTGCGGCCTTGAGGAAGTCTTGGTTTCCACGGATTGCACTAAATGTGCCGAGAACCCTTTATTTTTTTCCAAACGCCGCGGTTTAAAGGGCGCTCAAATGGCGCTTTTGGCTTTTTCTTAAGCGTCATCCCGGCTGTATACTGTATGTCTTATGCGGCCTTCAACAAGCAAACCATTGGCCTGTCAAACCGTGCTTTTGCTCAGAGACAAGCTGGGTCCGGAGAAAAATCGATTAAAGAAATTAGGCGCATGCGTTGTTCATGCGCCTCTGTTGATTAAAAAAGACAACGGCGCTGCCGGGAGCCATCATCCGGCGGCCGGCGGCCGGCCAGGGTTTGATTGGGTGATTTTTACCAGCGCCACGGGAGTTGTCGCCGCTCTGCGCCGTTTAAATCTTTCGCCCGTGGTTCGCTCGGCGCGTTTGGCTTGCGTGGGCCCGGCGACCGCAGCCGCCACCAGGCGCATGTTCGGCTTCAAGCCGGCCTTCCTGCCCAGCGCTTATACCACGCAGTGTCTGGCTCAAGAACTCCCGGTTAAAAAGAATCAACGCGTGCTCCTGATTCGTTCGGAAAACGCGGATCATTCAATGGATCGATTGCTCCAGAGACGCGGCGCCCGTGTTGTGCGCCTGTCGCCCTACCGGCTTGAATACCGCCCGTTTGCGCCTGGAATCCTGACTCTTTTGCGTTCGGGTAAATTAGACTATGTTCTTTTCGGCTCCCGCAGCCAAGCCCAGGCATTTCGAAAGGGGTTATCCAGCAACTGGAGGCCCGTTCGGAGGCGTTTGTTAAAAGAGGAGATGACGGCTTTGGCCATCGGGCCTGAGACGGCCCGCGCGCTTTCGGGGCTGGGCATTCCCTATCAGCAGGCCCAAACCCATACCTTCGACGGTTTGATTGATTTGATGATTGAGCTATGCGCGAAAAAGAACTCAAACAACGTTTGAAATTTCTCATCGACGCGGCTTTGTCCGGCGGGGATTTGCTGCGGCGTTACTTTGGAAAAATCACCGTCGCCCAAGCAAGCTATAAAAAAGGCGATCCCATCAACTTGGTAAGCGTTGCGGATCATGAGTCCCAACATTTGATTGTCGGAAAAATCCGCAAAGCCTTCCCCGGGGAAGCTATTTTGGCTGAAGAGGGGGATTTAAGCCGCGGTGACATGGCTTTTAAAAAAGGGCCGCTATGGGTGCTTGATCCATTGGATGGAACAGTCAATTTTCTTCACGGCTTTCCTTGTTTTGCCGTGAGTTTTGCTTTTTGCATGGACGGACGGCCGCTTGTGGGCGCTGTTTATGCCCCGGCCCAGAACGAGTTGTTTTGGGCTCAACAAGGTTCGGGGGCTTATCTGAGCGCCGGCAAAGCCCCGGCTTCAGGGCGGCGGCTTAAAGTGACCAAGGCTGCGCGCCTTGACAACGCGCTGATGGTCACGGGATTCGGCTATGACCGGCGGGAAAGGGCGGATTTTTATTTGAAGTATTACCGATCCTTTTTGAGAATCGTTCATGATGTGCGCCGAACCGGCGCCGCCGCGGTTGATTTGGCCTGGCTGGCGGCCGGACGCTCGGACGGGTTTTGGGAATGGAGCCTTTCGCCCTGGGATGTTGCGGCCGGCTTGTTGCTGATCGAGGAAGCCGGCGGGCGCATGACTCATTTTGACGGGACTCAATATTCGATTTTTAGAAGCGAGGAGACGCTCGCAACGAACGGGCTGATCCATGACGAGTGCCTTAACGTCGTCGGGAGCGTGCCGCGTGGATAGTTTATCCCACGGCCTCTACGGCATGATTTGTTTCGGCCGGACCCGGCGCTCGAAAAGTTTGGCCGCGGCTTTTGCTTTTGGGGCGCTGCCGGATCTTTTGCCCATCGCCGCATTTTTGATTTTACGCTGGAATGTTTTCGAGGAATGGGCCGTTTTTCAAATGGCCACCGACGGGTTTTCACTCGGGGATTTTGAAACGGTCCCAACCGGCCGTTTGTTTTGGCCGACGCACAGCTTGGTGGTTTGGGCCGGTTTATTCGCCGGGGCTTGGGCTTTGCTTCGCCGGGTTCCGTGGGAATTGGGCGCGTGGGCGCTTCATATTGTGATGGATATCCCGACCCATCCCCCGCATCCCTTCCCCGTGGCCTATTGTTGGCCGTTTGAGGCGCCGTTTTTTCCTTGGGGATTCTTTTGGTCGCGGCCTGGATTTTTAATCGTCAACGCCAGCGTCTTGGCGGCGCTTTGTTGGTTTAAATTTTGCCGGCGAGACAGGGTCAGCCCCGGGCGCGTTCCTGGACCCAGCGTTCGATCAATTCCCGAGTCGTCGGCAGCGGGATCGAGCCGTTTTTAAGCAGAACGTCGTGGAATTCCCTTAAGTCGAATTTTTCGCCGAGTTTAGTTTTGGCATAAGCCCTCAGCGATTCGATTTCCATTTGGCCCACTTTATAGGCCAGCGCTTGTCCGGGCCAGATGATATAGCGATCCACCTCGTTGATGATTTCTTCCTCGCTCAACGGCGCGTTGGTCTTCATGAATTCAATGGCTTTCTCACGGCTCCAGCCCATGGCATGAATGCCCGTATCCACGACCAGGCGGCAGGCGCGCCAGGCCTGGTACGTCAGCATGCCGAATCGGCTCATGGGATCAGGATAAAACCCCATTTCCTCAGCTAATCGCTCGGAGTAAAGCCCCCAGCCTTCGGTGAAGGCCGTGAAATCACGCTGGCGGCGGAATTCCGGCAATTCCTTGGCTTCCAGAGCCGTGGCGATTTGAAGATGATGCCCGGGCACGGCTTCATGGGCGGCCAAAGCCGCCATGGTATAGCGCGTGCGCGAGGGGGGATTATAGGTATTGATGTAATAAATGCCCGGACGTTTGCCGTCTTGATCCGGTTGATAGTAAAAAGCGGCAACCGCGTCTTTTTCTCGGTAGTCCTCGATGGGCAGCACGTCGCAGTAAATTTGGGGGAGGCTTAAAAAGAATTTCGGCAGTTGTTGGTAGGCCGCTTCCACGTTTTTTTTAGCCGAAGCCACAATTTCATCCCTGGTCGAAAAAAAGTTTTTTGGATCGGAGCGTGCGCGCGCCATAAACGCGGCCAATTCGCCTTTATGCCCTAATTTAGCGGCCACGGCCTGCATTTCCTGTTGGATTTTTTTGAGCTCTTCCAAGCCCACGGCATGAAGTTTCTCGGCGGTATAGTCGGTGGTTGTGTGAAAGCGGATCAGAAACCGGTAAGCCTCCTTGCCGTTGGGCAGGCTGGAAAGACCGACGGCCTGGGCGCGGCTTTGCGGCAGGTAATCATCTTTCAAAAATTGGACCAAACGTTCTAGAGCCGGATAAACCTGGGTGGAGATGGCCGCCATGGCCGTCTCCTCGTAGGATTCGGCCAGTTCTTTGGGCAGGGTTTTCACTTTGTCGCCGAAAGGAGACGCGTGCGGGGCTTTCAATGTCATGGCCTGGGTTTGCTTGATCACGCGCTCGACGGCCAAACGAGCGGCTGCACGCTTTTGGGTCAATCCTTCTTTTAAATTGGCGATATATTGATCGATATAAATGGGAAACGTCTGAAAACGATCGAGGAGATTTTTGGCGTCCGACTCCGTAGCCAGCGGCGTGAAATTCATCAATTGTGCGAACCATGTTTGCGGCCCGTACATGTGATCGATATTCCATTGATGAAAGTTGTGTTTGAGGTGTCCGGCATCGAATTCCAGAAGTTGAGCCAGAATGCTTCGAGTGACTTTGTCCTTTTCCGAAAGCAGCGAAGCATCGATGGCAGTCAGGCGTTGGGCGAAGGCGTCGAGTTCGGCTAGCTGCATTTTGCGGTTTTCAGCGGATAAATCGTCGAGGCGATTGTTATAACGGTGCTCCCCGATAAACGTCGCGTAGGTGGGGTTGTTTTTCAAATAGGCTTGCCAGTAGTCATTCGTCAATTGCGTGAGGGATTTTTCCGTTTCTTGTGCCGTGACGACGGAGAGGGCGGCCGTTTTTTGGGCAAGAGCGGTCAAGGGATTCAGAATCAAGGAGCAAATAAAAAACAGATTGAATAATTTCATGGAAGTATCTTAGAAATAAACAGGGGTATCTCCAAAGAATTTTTTAAAAGTCGAATATTTTTTTAACGGTAGCTTCAACGGTAAAGAGGCCGGAATCAGATTTTTTGTCCAGCGTGGAGTAGATTTCAGAACCCCAAACCATCTGGGCAAGGTAGGGCAGGTATTGGGTTAATTCGGCTTGGGAAGCCCGAAAAGCCGCCAGGCGGCGAAAAAGCGTGCCTCCTTTTTTCTTGCGGGCCATCTCATCATAAAATTTGACCGCCGGGGCGTATTTTGGCTGCTCGCCGAATTCTGCGCCATAGGACTGAGGATAAATAAAGAATCGTCCGGCATGGGGCGAATAGTAGTCGCCGGTCTTGTGGCGCCGGACAAGACCCGCCTCGGTCAACGCGTCAAGGGCTTTTTGAATTTTTTTAGAAGCAAACCCCAATAATTTGGCCAATGCCGGAACGCTCCAGGAATTTTTGTCATTGGAAAAAATTTCAAAAACCCAGTGATTGGCCGGAGTTGCTTTGATAATTTTCGCTTGGCGTTGACTTAAATTATAACGCTTGGGCTCAACGGCTCGCTGCATGGCCGCTTGAAGGGGATGGCGTTGACGGCTGGTTCCACTGGTCGTCAACAGCGGCGCCAGCAAGTATTGGAACGCGTCGCGGCCCCATGCGGAGCTGATATAGGCCAGGGTAAATTC
Proteins encoded in this region:
- a CDS encoding TolC family protein, which produces MKVYVAFLAVLAATGPALAQSPAPAGAGVGGSEIVELNFEDLSRLIQGKNENIRGANLLAESAQARRGHLPRSYWPQIKAEGGSERFQTGRYATATQPYGSAEARINIYQGGKDALEEKGRESQSRIAGAEAKKVFSAELLEARKLYWMIVCVREMVRILESALEQNERNLKAAQRRIQSGLAAETDRLEFEIHRTQLKEEIASLNHEAQLIQISLAPLLGLDITTRFTTPENIPHGHDDDLLAASIEVKENPLVETLSAKSVLIETQSLQAQRWWMPSLDLYGAYQLYTLRDRDYLTQTLRDDRVVGVNLRMFLFDGFRSRADARSFSLAQKGFELQRAQAALTIEAQVKRAKEEMRHLHELIHNGENLIEQSSKYLAGILDEYRRGVKNSLDVLGASQKYLGFQRQYAQRRRDYQVARSLLFSLIGQ
- a CDS encoding ABC transporter ATP-binding protein; this translates as MIEIQKVSKSYGGVEALNNLSLSVREGEIVALLGPNGAGKTTTVKLLCGLLAPDQGIIRINGLDIQKNPKEAKRQIGLIPDEPYLYPKLTAWEYLELIAGMYSLNGHWAQEAQKYLELFNLARAAHAQGLLESFSHGMKQKVIFTSILMRSPKVWVLDEPLVGLDPKSIRLVKELLLERVRQGAAIFLSTHVLSIAEQIAHRVGIINTGNLEFMGTKKELEDYLRSRKINLSSGENLEELFLKATLDKEG
- a CDS encoding HAD-IA family hydrolase; this encodes MPASLMVKNIIFDFDGVLADSLDSVIELLNNYGSEYGLPRLSRSDVRNTGLTGLIQKSKISTFRLPFFVRKMRNGLSEMIGRIPIHGGMADTIRELRKNFNLGILTSNSSDNVSTFLKLHDLGQYFSYVFSSNSFFAKNESAQELLSGKGLKKTESVYVGDEVRDIVAMKKIGLPIVAVGWGYDGDHLLKPLKPEFFATTPSEFLSLAAGWRVNGAKLPW
- a CDS encoding peptidylprolyl isomerase — encoded protein: MYVIFETNLGKITCRLFDDKTPKTVANFTGLAEGTKEWTDPKSGQKTKKKLYDGSVFHRVIPDFMIQGGDPLGNGTGGPGYKFEDEFDPSLKFDRPGLLAMANSGPNTNGSQFFITVKPTLWLTNRHTIFGEVTDGQNIVEAITLVDRDERDRPRTPVIMKKVTIERVKAPAKNKAGAKK
- a CDS encoding deoxynucleoside kinase; the protein is MFAEGYIGIAGIIGVGKSTLTVDLAQALGFDPILEEVGGNPYLERFYGDMKSYAAMMQIWLLNHRFRQHKEFVSRISLGKIRGVVQDRTIWEDTIFARMLNDHSEKFISDLNYATYLDLFDNMVLHELVYPQLLIYLDCRPETAIKRIDVRGRVMEKTITIEYLTALRDNYLQFLDEMEDAGVRILRLDWERFIPTSEVVRLVHELSLKPSNFTKWVRPLRARAEAFALETPASRKPEGALAGIAA
- a CDS encoding laccase domain-containing protein, translating into MPLKNAIRFQSWPVDQAGSFVRNPEFLSPHPRLGLFVTTLAAGNMQEEAARVRFLRKLDFDAKHLAVSYQVHGKEIHVVRKIEDVPLNRADGIDGWVAGRVQGVSLGVFIADCLPIFLMHREEPMGALIHAGWRGLKAGIVEEAFRALTAEFHLEAGEIVAAIGPHVRSCCYQVGDDVAGQFPESWGLKKESGCYLDLGKGAADKLLACGLEEVLVSTDCTKCAENPLFFSKRRGLKGAQMALLAFS
- a CDS encoding uroporphyrinogen-III synthase — its product is MRPSTSKPLACQTVLLLRDKLGPEKNRLKKLGACVVHAPLLIKKDNGAAGSHHPAAGGRPGFDWVIFTSATGVVAALRRLNLSPVVRSARLACVGPATAAATRRMFGFKPAFLPSAYTTQCLAQELPVKKNQRVLLIRSENADHSMDRLLQRRGARVVRLSPYRLEYRPFAPGILTLLRSGKLDYVLFGSRSQAQAFRKGLSSNWRPVRRRLLKEEMTALAIGPETARALSGLGIPYQQAQTHTFDGLIDLMIELCAKKNSNNV
- a CDS encoding inositol monophosphatase, which produces MREKELKQRLKFLIDAALSGGDLLRRYFGKITVAQASYKKGDPINLVSVADHESQHLIVGKIRKAFPGEAILAEEGDLSRGDMAFKKGPLWVLDPLDGTVNFLHGFPCFAVSFAFCMDGRPLVGAVYAPAQNELFWAQQGSGAYLSAGKAPASGRRLKVTKAARLDNALMVTGFGYDRRERADFYLKYYRSFLRIVHDVRRTGAAAVDLAWLAAGRSDGFWEWSLSPWDVAAGLLLIEEAGGRMTHFDGTQYSIFRSEETLATNGLIHDECLNVVGSVPRG
- a CDS encoding DUF885 domain-containing protein, coding for MKLFNLFFICSLILNPLTALAQKTAALSVVTAQETEKSLTQLTNDYWQAYLKNNPTYATFIGEHRYNNRLDDLSAENRKMQLAELDAFAQRLTAIDASLLSEKDKVTRSILAQLLEFDAGHLKHNFHQWNIDHMYGPQTWFAQLMNFTPLATESDAKNLLDRFQTFPIYIDQYIANLKEGLTQKRAAARLAVERVIKQTQAMTLKAPHASPFGDKVKTLPKELAESYEETAMAAISTQVYPALERLVQFLKDDYLPQSRAQAVGLSSLPNGKEAYRFLIRFHTTTDYTAEKLHAVGLEELKKIQQEMQAVAAKLGHKGELAAFMARARSDPKNFFSTRDEIVASAKKNVEAAYQQLPKFFLSLPQIYCDVLPIEDYREKDAVAAFYYQPDQDGKRPGIYYINTYNPPSRTRYTMAALAAHEAVPGHHLQIATALEAKELPEFRRQRDFTAFTEGWGLYSERLAEEMGFYPDPMSRFGMLTYQAWRACRLVVDTGIHAMGWSREKAIEFMKTNAPLSEEEIINEVDRYIIWPGQALAYKVGQMEIESLRAYAKTKLGEKFDLREFHDVLLKNGSIPLPTTRELIERWVQERARG